From a single Candidatus Defluviilinea gracilis genomic region:
- a CDS encoding P1 family peptidase codes for MKLNNAITDARGIEVGHAQDDDALTGCTAILCRKGAVAGVDVRGGGPGTRETDLLNPMNLVQKVHAIVLAGGSAFGLDAASGVMKYLEEKKIGFNTGAAKVPIVPAAILYDLNLGRADVRPDSAMGYLAASRASSAAPAEGNVGVGAGASVGKMFGASLAMKAGVGTASLHVGGGVIVGALVAVNAIGDVIDPRTGQIIAGLRSGRVGPLRVGKTHPFADTLAMMKTTIGRGILGFASRGNTVIGVVATNASLTKAQATKVAQMAHDGLARAIRPAHTMLDGDTIFALSTGTKQADVSMIGAFAAEAMAEAILRAARTAKSAGGLPGLMDSARENFS; via the coding sequence ATGAAACTCAACAACGCCATCACCGACGCGCGCGGCATCGAGGTAGGGCACGCGCAGGATGATGACGCGCTCACCGGGTGCACAGCCATCCTCTGCCGCAAAGGCGCGGTGGCGGGCGTGGACGTGCGCGGCGGCGGACCCGGCACGCGCGAAACCGATCTATTGAATCCAATGAATCTCGTGCAAAAAGTTCACGCCATTGTATTGGCTGGCGGCTCGGCATTCGGTCTCGACGCGGCAAGCGGCGTGATGAAATATCTCGAGGAAAAGAAAATCGGATTCAACACCGGCGCGGCGAAAGTGCCCATCGTCCCTGCGGCGATTCTCTACGACTTGAACCTCGGTCGCGCCGACGTTCGGCCCGATTCGGCCATGGGATACCTCGCCGCATCCCGAGCCTCGTCCGCCGCTCCTGCGGAGGGAAACGTCGGGGTCGGCGCGGGCGCGTCGGTTGGCAAGATGTTCGGCGCGTCACTGGCGATGAAAGCCGGGGTGGGCACAGCCAGCCTCCACGTGGGAGGGGGCGTGATCGTCGGCGCGCTGGTCGCTGTCAACGCGATTGGCGATGTGATCGATCCGCGCACCGGGCAAATCATCGCGGGGCTTCGTTCGGGCAGGGTTGGTCCCTTGCGTGTGGGGAAAACGCATCCATTTGCCGACACGCTCGCAATGATGAAAACAACCATCGGTCGCGGCATCCTCGGTTTCGCATCGCGCGGCAACACGGTCATCGGCGTTGTGGCGACGAATGCAAGCTTGACCAAAGCGCAGGCTACCAAAGTGGCGCAAATGGCGCACGATGGTCTCGCGCGAGCCATCCGACCCGCGCACACCATGCTCGACGGCGACACGATCTTTGCATTATCTACGGGAACAAAGCAAGCGGATGTCTCCATGATTGGCGCGTTCGCCGCCGAGGCGATGGCAGAGGCGATCCTCCGCGCGGCGCGAACGGCAAAATCAGCCGGCGGGTTGCCGGGGCTGATGGATTCGGCGCGCGAAAATTTTTCCTGA
- a CDS encoding AI-2E family transporter, which yields MAQDSASSPRWGSTTKLLAGLVILGIVTFLITRFSNLITPLLIIFIFAYLLHPITSFISKNLRISWKASVNLLFLALLILLVSLLTLGGVGLVGQIQSLVASVQDILANLPGFISDLSGRVFEIGPFKLDMHTVDLQDISQRLLAYVQPLLGQTGNLLGTIAGGAAGILGWTFFILLVSYFVMAESSGLQSDLIKVDVPGYNEDFRRLGSELSRIWNAFLRGQFFIFALAAVVFTILFSILGVKYAIGLAFMAGLAKFLPYIGPLITSTTIALVTYFQLAKPFGLEPLWYTVIVLVVTSAIDNIIDNLITPRIMARALKVHPAAVLVTALIFANLLGIIGVVIAAPLLATVMLLGRYITRKMFDLDPFPAEDDKQKDTEPDLIGRVTKFFKSKFGPQEVPMIEIPKEQNNEQQPPRRTSNRNARRNR from the coding sequence ATGGCACAAGACTCTGCATCCTCCCCGCGCTGGGGGTCAACCACAAAATTACTGGCTGGGCTGGTGATCCTCGGCATTGTGACCTTTTTGATCACCCGTTTCTCCAACTTGATCACGCCGTTGCTGATCATCTTTATTTTTGCGTATCTCCTGCACCCGATCACCTCCTTCATTTCAAAAAACCTGCGCATTTCGTGGAAGGCGTCTGTGAACCTTCTGTTTCTTGCGCTCCTGATCCTCCTCGTAAGCCTGCTCACGCTGGGCGGCGTGGGGCTGGTGGGGCAAATCCAAAGCCTGGTCGCATCGGTGCAGGATATCCTCGCGAATCTGCCCGGCTTCATCAGCGATCTTTCCGGGCGAGTCTTTGAGATCGGTCCATTCAAATTGGATATGCACACTGTCGATTTGCAAGACATCAGCCAGCGGTTGCTTGCCTACGTGCAACCGCTTCTCGGGCAAACGGGTAACCTGCTAGGCACAATCGCGGGCGGCGCGGCGGGGATCTTGGGCTGGACGTTCTTCATCCTGCTGGTTTCCTATTTTGTGATGGCGGAATCCAGCGGCTTGCAAAGCGACTTGATCAAAGTGGATGTGCCCGGCTACAACGAGGATTTCCGCCGGCTGGGCAGTGAACTTAGCCGCATCTGGAACGCCTTCCTGCGCGGGCAGTTCTTCATCTTCGCGCTTGCCGCGGTGGTATTTACCATCCTCTTCTCGATCCTGGGCGTGAAGTACGCCATCGGGTTGGCATTCATGGCGGGGCTGGCAAAGTTCCTGCCCTACATCGGACCGCTCATCACCTCCACAACCATCGCCCTGGTCACGTACTTCCAGCTTGCCAAACCCTTTGGGTTGGAGCCGCTCTGGTATACCGTCATCGTGCTTGTTGTCACCTCAGCCATAGACAATATCATCGACAATCTCATCACGCCGCGCATCATGGCGCGGGCGCTCAAGGTGCACCCCGCCGCGGTGTTGGTCACCGCGCTGATCTTCGCCAACCTGCTGGGGATCATCGGCGTGGTGATCGCCGCGCCGTTGCTTGCCACAGTCATGCTACTGGGCAGATACATCACGCGCAAGATGTTCGACCTCGACCCATTCCCGGCGGAAGACGACAAACAAAAAGATACGGAGCCAGACCTGATCGGCCGCGTTACCAAATTTTTCAAATCGAAATTCGGACCGCAAGAAGTCCCGATGATCGAAATCCCCAAGGAGCAAAACAATGAACAACAACCACCACGGCGAACCTCAAACCGAAACGCTCGCCGAAACCGATAA
- a CDS encoding FHA domain-containing protein: protein MAQYQLIMRTGPTPGAVFALEGDQLTIGRDSTNEVTINDAEVSRRHARLTFQGGKFVLEDLGSTNGTFVNGQRLAGPRVLKAGEVVSFGEQIVLVFESSTFDPAATIASPRAAAVPSASRPVTPPPPPAQYAGNVPASPVMEPAPAKKTNLTPIIIAVGALMVICVCGGILWYIDANFLWCTFLPFLGGC from the coding sequence ATGGCTCAGTACCAACTCATCATGCGGACAGGTCCCACCCCCGGCGCGGTGTTTGCCCTCGAGGGCGATCAACTCACCATCGGGCGCGATTCGACCAACGAGGTCACGATCAACGACGCGGAAGTGTCGCGCCGTCATGCGCGCCTGACGTTTCAAGGCGGCAAATTCGTGTTGGAGGATCTCGGCTCGACCAACGGGACGTTTGTGAACGGTCAGCGGTTGGCGGGTCCGCGCGTGTTGAAGGCGGGCGAGGTGGTTTCGTTCGGCGAGCAGATCGTGTTGGTGTTTGAATCATCCACGTTCGATCCTGCCGCTACGATTGCTTCTCCGCGCGCCGCGGCGGTTCCTTCGGCGTCACGACCGGTGACGCCGCCTCCTCCGCCCGCGCAATACGCGGGGAACGTGCCAGCCAGCCCGGTCATGGAGCCCGCGCCGGCGAAGAAAACCAACTTGACCCCGATCATCATCGCCGTCGGCGCATTGATGGTGATTTGCGTGTGCGGCGGCATCCTTTGGTATATCGATGCCAACTTCCTGTGGTGCACCTTCCTGCCGTTCCTGGGCGGGTGCTAA